A window of Candidatus Zixiibacteriota bacterium genomic DNA:
AAACGAATTCTTTTGGTCAACGGTCGACCGATTCCCAATATCGATGGTAAAACGGATACGTTGCTGATTACTTTCCGGGATATCACCGAATATCGCACCGCAAAAGGAGAAATCATGCGCCTGAACTCGGTTTTAGTCGAGTATAACGCCCTTCTAATGGCAACCAACAACGAATTGGAAGCTTTCACATATTCCGCCTCGCATGACCTGCGTGCACCTTTGAGGGCGATGCACGGTTTCAGTAAGATTTTGCTGGATGAGTTTTCCGAAAATTTTAACGATACCGGACGTCATTATCTCGAACGGATTTCCGTCAATGCAGAACAGATGACTAATTTAATCGATGATCTTCTCAGATTGTCCCGCATAACAAAAACGGAAGTGGGAAAATCTGATGTCAATTTGAGCGAAATGGCCAGACAATTTGGCGAAGAGCTTCAAAACAGATATCCTGAGCGCGAGGTCGAATTCAGGATAGAAAACGACATTGTGGTTCAGGGGGACCGGAGGCTTTTGCAACAGGCAATAGAAAACCTCCTTCAAAATGCCTGGAAGTTCACTCGTGAAGAAGACAATGCAGTAATTGAATTCGGATGCATCCGTAGTGGCGATAGGGAAGAATACTATGTCCGGGATAATGGTGCCGGATTCGACAATGATAAATCTGAAGAGATGTTCAAGCCGTTTACCCGTCTGCACAGTTCAGAACATTTCAGTGGGACGGGAATAGGTCTTTCACTCGTGCAACGAATAATCCAGCGCCACGGCGGGGAGGTTCGTGCAGAAGGCAAAGCCGGAGAAGGAGCGGTTATATATTTTTCTTTGAAATAGGTATACAGTTATGCGATTCAATTCAAAAAATGTTCTCTTAGTGGAAGACAACCAGGATGATGCCGAGCTGATAATCCGTACGCTCAAAAAAAGCAGGATTGCGAATCAGATAAACTGGGTAAGTTCCGGCGAGGAAGCACTCGATTTTATTGATGATATTGAGAATGGTTTGCCAACCCTGATACTTTTGGACTTAAAACTGCCTGGAATCAACGGTGATGAAGTTCTGAAGGGTATCCGGGACAGGTCTAAAAGCCGAAGCATTCCGGTTGTGCTCCTGACTTCATCTGATGATACTGAAGATATCAATAAAATATATGAGCTCGGAGTCAACAGCTATATCGTGAAGCCGGTCAGTTTCGAGAAATTCGCCAACGCAATTGAACAACTCGGTATGTACTGGCTGGTATTGAATGAATATAAAGAATAAAGGCCGGAGAGAATATAAATGAAAGAAAGCGTCAATATCCTGGTCATCGAGGACTCCAAAGATGATTTGGAGTTAATAATAAAAAACTTTGAAGATTCAGGGCTGGTTTTTACGCACAAACGAGTCCAGACCGAGCGAAGCCTGAAATCCGCCCTCATAGCCAACAGCTGGGATATCGTGATATCCGATTATGTCATGCCCTCCTTCGATGGGCTGACAGCCTACGAGATCGTCCGTGAGCACGACGCAGACCTGCCGTTTATCATAGTTTCCGGTAAAATAGGTGAAGAGCAAGCTGTGGAGGCAATGCGTCTGGGTGTCAATGATTATTTAATGAAGGGAAACCTGAATCGTCTGGTGCCGGCTATCGAACGAGAGATCGCAGATGCAGAAATCCGCAGAGAACACCGCCGGTTAGATGAAGAGAGCAGAAAGTACCAGAGAAGACATCGCACAGTGATCGAAAATGCCAGCGAGGGGATCGCGGTTATCAGGCAGGGCAAATTTGTAATGGTCAACCCGAAAGTGGTCGAGGTGCTGGGTGTCAGCGAGGATGACCTGCTTGACCGGCCGGTGGACCAGTTTATCCATCCTGACGACCGCAGAAAGGTCGTTGATTTTTACAAACGCCGAATGAAGGGAGAGGCTGCGCCCCTGATTTATTCTTTCAGGATCGAGGACAAACATGGACGCCTGGCCTGGATTGAAAACCGGGTCGTGGTGGTCAACTGGGAGGGCGAACCGGCGACTCTCAACTTTATGGCCGATATAACCGAGCATATAGAGACCGAAAAGATGCTCCGTGAAACTACCCGTCAGCTCGAAGCTGAAAGAGAGGACCTGTACAAGAAAAATATTGCGCTGGAGGAAGTTTTAAGCCGCATTGAAAGCGAAAAGGAGAATCTCAAGCAGAGGATCGCTGAAAATATAGATAACCGCGTCAGAAACACTCTGCGTCGCCTGCACGAAATTGCTCCGCCTGACCTGAGACCGTTTATTGAAATCCTAGACAGAGATTTAGACGAGATTGCCTCGCCGTTTCTGGACAAGATAAAATCGCGCCAGGCCCGTCTTTCCCCGCGTGAACTGGAGATCTGCTACATGATCAAAAACGGGATGCGCTCCAAGGAAATCGCCGATTTTTTAAATATCAGCCTGGCCACCGTTCATAAACACAGGGAGCTGATCCGACGCAAGTTCGAACTGGTCGGAAGCGACAATAACCTCTCCTCCTTTTTGCAGAGCATGGAATAGCTCTTTACAAAAGCCCTTTCCTCACTTCGACAAATTGGAATCTACGATCTTGTTTCGTAATATCAATACGTATTTTATATGTATTTAAGTAATATTGCGCTTTGTCTGCAAATCGATATATAACTAAAT
This region includes:
- a CDS encoding response regulator → MRFNSKNVLLVEDNQDDAELIIRTLKKSRIANQINWVSSGEEALDFIDDIENGLPTLILLDLKLPGINGDEVLKGIRDRSKSRSIPVVLLTSSDDTEDINKIYELGVNSYIVKPVSFEKFANAIEQLGMYWLVLNEYKE
- a CDS encoding PAS domain S-box protein; its protein translation is MKESVNILVIEDSKDDLELIIKNFEDSGLVFTHKRVQTERSLKSALIANSWDIVISDYVMPSFDGLTAYEIVREHDADLPFIIVSGKIGEEQAVEAMRLGVNDYLMKGNLNRLVPAIEREIADAEIRREHRRLDEESRKYQRRHRTVIENASEGIAVIRQGKFVMVNPKVVEVLGVSEDDLLDRPVDQFIHPDDRRKVVDFYKRRMKGEAAPLIYSFRIEDKHGRLAWIENRVVVVNWEGEPATLNFMADITEHIETEKMLRETTRQLEAEREDLYKKNIALEEVLSRIESEKENLKQRIAENIDNRVRNTLRRLHEIAPPDLRPFIEILDRDLDEIASPFLDKIKSRQARLSPRELEICYMIKNGMRSKEIADFLNISLATVHKHRELIRRKFELVGSDNNLSSFLQSME